A window of Micromonospora sp. WMMC415 genomic DNA:
GTCGGACTCCTCGGTGGCGAAGAGGCAGTTGCGGACCTGCCCGTCGGCGGTGAGGCGGGTGCGGTCGCAGTCGCCGCAGAAGGGCCGGGTGACGCTGGCGATCACCCCGACGCGCGCCGGGCCGCCGTCGACCAGCCAGGTCTCGGCCGGCGCCGCGCCGCGCGCGGCCGGGTCAGCGCTCAGGGCGTACGCGGACCGCAGCCCGGCCAGGATCTCGTCGGCGGTGACCATGCTCGCCCGGTCCCAGCCGTGCTGGGCGTCGAGTGGCATCTGCTCGATGAACCGCAGCTCGTAGCCGTGGTCGAGGGCGAACCGGAGCAGCGCCGGAGCCTCGTCGTCGTTGACACCCCGCATCAGCACCGCGTTGACCTTGACCGGGGTGAGCCCGGCCGCCGCCGCGCCGGCCAGCCCGGCCAGCACCGCGTCGAGCCGGTCCCGTCGGGTCAGCCGGGTGAAGCGTTCCCGGTCCAGCGTGTCCAGCGAGACATTCACCCGGTCCAGGCCGGCGGCGCGCAGGGTCGGCGCCAGCCGGTCGAGCCCGATCCCGTTGGTGGTGAGCGAGATGCGCGGGCGGGGGGCCATCGCCGCCACCGCCGTGACGATGCCCACCAGCCCCGGGCGGATCAGCGGCTCGCCGCCGGTGAACCGCACCTCGGTCACCCCGAGGCGGGTCACCGCGACCCGGATCAGCCGGATCACCTCGTCGTCGTCGAGTAACTGCGGCCCGGCGAGCCAGGGCAGCCCTTCGGCCGGCATGCAGTACGTGCAGCGCAGGTTGCACTTGTCGGTCAGGGAGACCCGCAGGTCCCGGGCGACGCGGCCGTACCGGTCGACGAGGACGCCGACGGTCGGCGGGGCGACGCTCACCCGTCGACGGTAGCGCGGTCGGACCCGTTCAGGGCGGACCGGGCGGTGTGGGCGACCGCATCCCGGTACGCCGAGCCGAACAGCGCTGCGTGCACCAGCATCAGATGGAGTTGGTGCACCGGGACGCGCTCCCGCCAGCCGTCGGCCAGCGGCCACGCCTCCTGGTAGGCGGCGAGGATCCGGTCCAGGTGGGGTGCGCCGCCGAAGAGCGCCAGCTGGGCGAGGTCGGTCTCCCGGTGGCCGCCGTGCGCCGCGGGATCGACCAGCCACGCCCGGTCGTCCGCGCCCCAGAGCACGTTGCCCGGCCACAGGTCGCCGTGCACGCGGGCCGGCGGCTCGTCCCCGCCCAGCTGTGCGATCCGGGCCGCGACCTGCTCCACCAGGGCCTGCTCCGCCGGGCCGAGCGCGCCGTTGTCGATCGACATCCGCAGGTACGGCACCAGCCGGCGCTCGGCGAACCAGCGCGACCAGGGGCCCGCGTCGGGGCTGTTGTCCGCCGGCAGCGCACCGATGAAGCCCGGCCACCCGGCGCCGAAGGCGGGCGCGCCGGCCCGGTGCAGCTCGGCCAGCTCCCGGCCGAACCGCTCCGCCGCCTCCGGGGTCGGCTCGCCCGGGTCGACCCACTCCAGTGCCAACAGGTCGGGCAGCGCCACGATCACCTCGGGTACGGCGACCGTGCCTGTCTCCCGCAGCCAGCGCAGCCCGGCCGCCTCGGTGGCGAAGAAGTGGTCCGGCCGTGGCCGGGCGGCGTGCTCCGGCCAGGTCTTGGCGAACACCGAGTGCCCGTCGTCGAGGGTGAGGCGGGAGGCGGCACAGCTGTCGCCCCCGGAGACCGGCGTCTCCCGGATCCTCTGGTGGGTCAGGAAGGTCGGCAGGTGCTCCGGGTGCGCCCGCAGGTACGCCAGATCCATGCCTCGGAACGGTAGCGGGTGGGCGGTGCCGCTCCCGCGCCGATCGGCGGGGCTTCCTGGGGATCTTGGAAGATTTCGGCCCCTCCGGGGGCCGTTTCCTTCCAAGGTCTTTCCTTGTGGTGCTTGCGCGGTTGGTGCGGATGCGGCCTGAGCTGCGGCATTACCGTGCGTAGCTGTGGATGACCCGCGTGTCGTCCACAGGGGCGGACGAGGGGTGGTCGGGCGGTGCAGGCTGCCGTGCATGAACTCGACCGATGTTCCTCGGCTGTCCCTCCGGTCCCCCGGCGACCTGATCGCCGCCGTGCCCTACCTGCTCGGGTTCCATCCGGCCGACAGCGTGGTCGTGGTGGCCATGCACGGCAAGCGGGTCACCTTCGCCGCCCGGTCGGACCTGCCGGCACCCGCCGGTCCGGCCGGGGGCCGGACCGAGCCGTCCAGGCCGGCTGGTGAGCCGGTCCGACACGTGGCCGAGCCGTCCCGGTCGGTGGATGGGGCGGTCGGGCACGTGACCGGGCCGTCCCGGTCGGCGGATGAGGCGGCCCGGCATCTGGCCGCGGTGGTGGCCCGGCAGGTCGCCGACCGCGCCACGGTCCTCGGCTACGGCTCGGCGTCCCGGGTCACCCCCGCCGTCGACGCGGTCCGCGCGGCGCTCGCCGATGCCGGAATCCCCGTCCTCGACGCGCTGCGGGTCACCGACGGCCGGTACTGGTCGTACCTCTGCGACGAGCCGGAGTGCTGCCCGCCCGACGGCACCCCCTACGACACCGGGTCGAGCGAGGTCACCGCCGCCGCCGTCTTCGCCGGTCAGGTCGCGCTGCCCGACCGCGCCGCCCTCGCAGCGCAGGTGGCACCCGTCGACGGTCCGGAGCGTGTCGCCCTGCGGCAAGCCACCGAACGGGCCGGGCGGCGGCTCGCCGACCTGCTCGACTCGGCACCCGGAGCCGACGTGCTCGGCGGCCGTACGGTGCGCGCGGCCGGGCGGGCGGCGATCCGTGTCGCCGGTCGAAGGCACCGCAACGGTGAGCGGCTGGACGACGACGAGGTGGCCTGGCTGAGCGTGCTCCTGACCGACGTGGCCGTCCGCGACCACGCCTGGGAACGCACCGACGGGCGGGACGCCGACATCGCGCTCTGGACCGACGTGCTGCGCCGGGCGGAGCCGGAGTTCATCGCCGCGCCCGGCTCGCTGCTCACCTTCGCCGCTTGGCGGGCGGGACACGGGTCGTTGGCGGCGGTGGCACTGGAACGCGTGCTCACCCTGCACCCCGGGTACTCGCTCGCCCTGCTCCTGGACGACCTGCTCCGGCGCGGCGTGCCGCCGGCACACCTGGACGGCTGGCCGGCGGTACGGCTGCCCGGCGTGGTGCGCCGTCGGAAGCGGGGTCGACGTGGCCCCCGCTAACTTCCGCTACCTGCGCGGGCGGCGACTCCGGTCACGAAGGCGTGCCAGGCGGTCGGCGTGAAGTTGAGGGTGTCGCCGTCACGGTCCTTGCTGTCGCGGACGAGGACGACCCCGGGCAGGTTGGCGGCGACCTCGACACAGTCGCCGCCGTTGTTGCCGCTCCTGGTGCTCTTGCGCCACCGGGCGCCGGTCACGTCCATGCTTCCGCCGCTTCCTTGAGCAGTCCCCGCGATCGTCCCCTGGGAAGTGCCTGTCCCCGGATGATTTCCCAACGTCGATCCAGCGTAGCAATTTCCGAGGGCTGCTCGATGATCTGTGCCTGGGCCTGGCTGTCGACGTGGGCGACCCGCCCGCCCTTGGCCAGTTCGGCGATCGTGAAAGGTCCGCCGAGTCCCGGGTACATGCCGACGTCGGCCGGAACGACGTGGACGTGGACCGACGGAAGGCCGGCGCACTCGGCGAGGTAGGCACACTGCTCGCGCATCAGGTCACGGTCGCCGTAGGCCGACCGGCGGAGCACGGCTTCGTCGATCACCGCGATCAGCAGAGGCGGCCGAGTGCGGCGCAGGATCGCTTGACGCGACAGTCGGGCGGCGACCAGGGCGTCCAGCTCTTCGGCCGCTAGTGGCTCGTCGGCCAGGGTCGCGCGTGCGTACGCCTCCGTCTGCAACAGGCCGGGCACCCAGGACAGCTGGTAGGCCCGAAGCGCTACGGACTCACGCTCGATGTCGGCCCACGGCCGGAACCACACCGGTTCGCGGCGTTTGAGGACGTCCGGCCAGAGGTCCCCTACGTCACGGCCGAGCAGGGCGGCGACACGGGACCGGTGGCGGGGTTGCGGGATGCGTCCCGGGTTCACCCACCGTTGTGCGGTCTTCGGGTCGACGCCGACCTGGCCTGCGAGGGACTCCGCCGTCTCGCCCGCCTCGGCCATCGCCGCGATGAGGACGTGGTTCATGCCGCCTCCACCGAGGACGTCCAGGATTTCCGGTAACCATATCGCAACGCTGTGTAGCCGTCCGGCCGCGATCGACAGGATGGGGCCACGTCGATCGTCCACCTGGGAGGTTTCCGTGAGTCTCGTGGTCGGCAGCACGATCCGGGTGCCGGAGGACTCGTACCGGTTCGGCACCGGACCGCTGGTCCTGCACATCTCCGAGGTGCTCGGCCGTACCGTGATCGAGGGGCACGAGTGGGCCGAGCTGCGCGGGCGGGAGGTCCGCGAGGACGGCTCTGTCGCGGTCCGCGAGCGCTACGCCTCCGTGCGTGTGGACCGGGTCCGAGTGGTCCCGCGGTGAGCCGCGTCCGGGCGCACCTGCCGACGCGGCCGACGTGGCGCTGTGCGGCCTGCGGCATCGCCTGGCCCTGTTCCCCGGCCAAGCTCCGCCTGCTCGGGGAGTACCGGACCGACCGTCCGGCCCTGCTGATCTACCTGGCCACCCTCCAGGCGGAGGCGGGGGACGACCTGGCCGCGCTCGACGGCACTACCTCGCCCATCGACCTCAACGATCGCTTCATCTCCTGGGCGCGCGTTCGCACATGACCGATCCGCGCGCCATGCGGGCGATTGCCCACCCCACCCGGTTACGGAGGCATCGGTGCGGCACCTGGGAGGCCATTCCGCTCGGTGCCGTTAGCGCGGGCGTCGCCAGCGAGCACGTCGGCACTACGCCGACGCTCGTCGCGGTCGGTGCCGCGTACCTCTTGGTGGTCCTCACGCCTGCTCGGCGGCCCGTGGCGGACCATGGCCCGGCACTGTTGGCGGGGGGCCCTTCATCTACCGCAGGCGTTGAAAGGGGACCTTTCCTTGCACCGGGTCCGTCGAAGGATGTACGCGCTGTTCGTGCCCCAGGGCGAGTGCAGCGGCGCTCCGGCAACGGACGATTGGTCGGTGATCGGAATCGGAAGTGACCGCCGGTGAGCGCCGGCCTGCTGCTCTCCCTCGCCGGCCTGGCGCTGATCGACAGCACCAGCATCGGCACGCTGTTCATCCCGGTGTGGCTGCTGCTGGCTCCCGGGCCGGTCAGCGTACGGCGGATCCTGACCTACCTCGGGACGATCGCCGGCTTCTACCTCGGGGTGGGCCTGTTGCTGTTCTGGGGCGGCAGCAGCCTGGCCGACCTGCTCGACGGCGCCCTGGACACCCGGCCGGTGCTGTGGGGGCAGCTCGTGCTCGGAGTGGGCCTGTTCCTGCTCAGCTTCCGGTACGGCGGGAAGCGCAGGACGGGCGGCGGCGGTGCGGTCCTGCGGTGGCGTGACCGGGCGACCGCCGGTGACGCGTCGGTGCGCTGGCTGATCGGGCTGGCCCTGCTCGCCGCGCTCGCCGAGGTGGCGACCATGCTGCCGTACCTCGGTGCGCTCGGCCTGCTCGCCACGTCCGGGCTCGGCGGGCCGGCCGTGGCGGGGGTGCTCGCCGCGTACTGCCTGGTGATGGTGCTGCCGGCGGTGCTGCTGCTGGCGGCCCGGGTGGCCTGGCCGACCTGGATCGAGCCGCTGCTGGCACGTCTCAACGGCTGGATCACGCGGACGTCGGGCAGCACCCTGGGCTGGGTCCTCGGCATCGCCGGTTTCCTCATCGCCCGCGACGCCGCCGCCCGTCTGGGCCTCTTCGAGCGGTGAGGATCTCAGGCGGCCAGAGCGACCCCCCACAGCAGCGCGAGCCCGGTGAAGAAGCCGATGGTGTGGATGGTCTTGTCGTGGGCGGCCGGTCTCGTGGTGAGTTCGGGGACCAGGTCCGCCAGCGCGATGTAGATGAAGTTCCCGGCGGCGAACGGCACCAGCACCGCCACGTCGAGACGCCCGGCGAGCCCGTACGCGGCGACCGCGCCGACCAGCACCGCCGAGGCGGAGATCAGGTTCCAGACCAGGGCTCGTCGCCGGCTCCAGCCGCTGTGCACCAGGATGCCGAAATCGCCCATCTCCTGCGGTATCTCGTGTGCCGCCGCGATCAGCCAGGTGACGATGCCGAGCCGGACGTCGGTGACGAAGGCGGCGCCGATGGCGAGCCCACCGATGAGGTTGTGCAGGGCGTCGGCGATCAGGATCAGGTATCCGACCGGCCGGTGTGCCCCAGGCGGGCGGTGGCAGTGATGCCAGTGGAGGAACTGCTCCAGAACCAGGAAGGCCAGCAGCCCGGCGGCCAGCCACGTGTAGACGGCGAGGTCGTTGCCGAGCCTCGCGACCGACTGCGGCAGCAGGTGGAAGAGCGCGCCGCCCAGCAACGAGCCGGCGGCCAACGCGACCAGCGGTAGCACGATCCGCTCGAAGATCCGTTCGGGCAGGACGAGGGTCAGGCTTCCGCTCAGCGCCAGGAGGGTCATCGCCGTGCCGGCCACGATGATCCAGGCCAGTGTCGGCACGGCTGTTCACCTCCTCCTGCCGGCCGTCAGGTGCTGAGCTCAGTGCACCACGCGCTGCGGGTTGGCGTAGACGTTCATGGAGCGGCCGCGCAGGAAGCCGACCAGGGTGATGCCCGCCTCGGCGGCCAGGTCGGCGGCGAGCGTGCTCGGCGCCGACACCGCCGCGAGCAGCGGTACGCCCGCCATCCACGCCTTCTGCGTCAGCTCGAAGCTGGCCCGTCCGCTGACCAGCAGCAGGTGACCGGCCAGCGGCAGGCGCCGCTCGCGGACCGCCCAGCCGACCACCTTGTCCACGGCGTTGTGCCGGCCCACGTCCTCGCGCAGCACGACGAGCTCGCCGTCCGCCGTGAACAGCCCGGCAGCGTGCAGGCCGCCGGTCCGGTCGAAGGCGTGCTGCGCCGCGCGCAGCCGCTCCGGCAGGTCGACCAGGACCGCCGCCGGCACCCGCAGCGCGTCGTCGGCCACCGCGAAGAGCGACCGGGTACGCACCGCGTCGATGCTCGCCTTCCCGCAGACCCCGCAGGAACTGGTGGTGTAGAAGTTGCGGGCCGGGTCGGTGGCCGGCTCCGGCACGCCGGGCGCGAGCACGACGTCCACCACGTTGTACGTGTTGGGTGTCTCCGCACCGGCGCAGAGCTGGGCGGTGTGCACGTCGTCGGCCGACCGGATCAGCCCCTCGGTGAGCAGGAAGCCGACCGCCAGGTCCAGGTCGTCCCCGGGCGTACGCATGGTGACCGCCAGCGGTCGCCGCCGCCCGGGACCCGCCGGGCCGACCCGGATCTCCAGCGGCTCCTCCACGGCGAGGGTGTCCCGGCGGCGGACCGAGGTGCGCCCCTCCGCCGCGTCGAGGTCGATGCGCAGTACGCCGCGCCGGTCAGTCGCCCGTCCCATTCCGCCATCCTGCCTCCGGCGGCCGGGGTGATCCACTCGATCTCCGGGAGCGGGTCGATCCACCCGATGCCGCCGGCATGGCGGCATCCGGGACGCGGGACACCGCGATGCCGCCGGCATGGCGTACGGAACGCCGGAGACCGCACTGCCGCCGGCACCCGACGGCAGCGCCGGCGGCTACGGTGGCCGGGTGAGCGCGTACGCGGCGGTGGTGCTGGCCGGCGGTGCCGCCCGGCGGATGGGCGGCGTGGACAAGCCGGCCCGGCCGGTCGGCGGCCGGCCCATGCGGGACCGGGTGCTGGCCGCGGTCGCCGACGCAGCCCCGCGCATCCTGGTGGGCCCGGCGGCGGCGGTGCCGGATGGCGTGCTGGTCACCCGGGAGGAGCCGCCCGGCGGCGGGCCGGTCGCCGCGACCGCGGCCGGGCTGGCCCTGCTCCCCGGGGACGCGACCGTGGTCGCCCTGCTCGCCGCCGACCTGCCGCTGCTCACCCGCACCGCGATCGGCAACCTGCTGCGCCACCTCGACAGCGGGTCAGACGGCGTGTGCTTCGTCGACGAGGCGGGGCGGCGGCAGACCCTGTGCGGCGTGTGGCGGGCCGCCGCGCTGCGCAGCGCGGTGGACCGGCTCGCCGCCGGCCGGGCACCGGGGCGTACCTCGACAGCCGGCCGGGCACCGGGGCGTACGTCGACAGCCGGCCTGGCCGGGGCGCCGCTACGGGCGCTGCTGCACGGGCTGACCGTCCAGGAGGTGCCGTGGCGCGGGGAGGGCCCGCCGCCGTGGTTCGACTGCGACACTGACGAGGACGTACGCCGGGCGGAGGAGTGGGCACGATGACGGTGATGGACGAGTGGGTCACGGCGGCCTGCGCGGAACTCGGCCTCGACCCCGCTAAGGTGCCCGTCCCGACCGTGCTCGACCTCGCGAAGGACGTGGCCCACCAGGTTCTGCGCCCGGGCGCACCGGTCACCGCGTACCTCCTGGGGCTCGCGGTCGGCGCTGGCGCGGACCCGGCCGGCGCCGCGGCCCGGCTCCGCGACCTGGCCGCCAACTGGCCCGTCGAACTGGGCGCCGAAGGCCCCGGCGACCACCCGGCCTGACGGGCGTCCCGGCTGTCCGATCCCGGTCGGCCCTGATTCGCACCACCCGGTCCGTGGGTAGGGTGACCTTGAACGGACGGAGGCGATCATGACGGCGGACCACCCCCCGACGCCGGCCGGCGGCCTGCCGGAGCACCACGAGTCGATCCTGCTCGACGAGCCGACCACGGCCGACCTGCGGGCGAAGGTGACGCAGGCCTGGCGGGAGTTCGCCCGGGCGCTCGCCGAGCGACTGGGCTCGCTGCCGGCCGGAGCGCACGTCGACCTGACGCTCGACCCGACCGCCTCCGGCACCGGCGACGCCGTCTACTCCATCGGCATCGACGTGGGCCCCGACGGGACGCTCGCCGCCAGGGCGGTCGGCAACGCCGGCCTGCCCGCGGGGTACCGGCTGGACCGCGCGGCCGTGGCGGACATGGTGGCGCTCGGTTGGTCACCGCCCGGTGTCGTCGAGGGTTCCGGCGAGCAGTTCGGCCTGGACGGCACCGCCGCCGAGGCGACCCAGCTCGCGGCGCTGTTCTCCCGCACGCTGCGTGACGTCTACGGCGCCCCGCACCCGGCCTTCCTCGTGTACCTGATCCACGACGCCGACGGGGAGCCGCTCGAGGGCGCGCCGCTCGGCACCGCGCGCAGCGAGTTCGGCGTGGACCGCGACGTCGAGGCGGACCTCGACGAGGCGCTGAACGCCGCGCAGCCGGTCAAGGACGACGTGCTCGGGCTGGCCGAGCGGGTCCGTACGGTCGTCTCGACGATGCTCAAGTCGGATTCCGACCGGCTCCAGGTCGACTCGGACGGGGACATCAACATCCGGGCCGGCTCGGCGATGGTGTTCGTCCGGGTCCGGGACAATCCGCCGCTGGTCGACGTCTTCTCCCCGGTGCTCACCGAGGTCGAGCCGACCGAGCGGCTGTACGTGAAGCTGTCCGAGCTGACCAACCGGATGCCGATCGGCCGGCTCTACTGCGCCGACGACACGGTCTGGGCGTCCATCCCGGTGTTCGGCCGCAACTTCCAGGCCACCCACCTCATGCTCGCGGTGCAGGTGATGACCGGCCTCGCGGACGAGCTGGACGACCGGCTGCACGGAGAGTTCGGCGGAAAGCGCTTCTTCGGCGAGGGGGACAAGCCGGTGAAGCGCGAACCGGGCGAACACCGCACCGGCATGTACCTGTGACGCCGCGGCGCCGGCCGGGGACCTGACGATGGGTGAGGCCCGGAACCCCGAACGACCGGGCCCCACCCACCGGGGGAGGAAGGGTCAGGTCGAGGGGAGCCAGGCGAGGCTCCGTGCGGTGCCGGGGTCGCTGGCCCGCAGGCCCGCGTCCGACACGGTCCACAGCACGCCGTCGACGACCAGTGACCGGGTGACGGCAGCCGCCGGGTGGGTCACGGCACCCTGCTCGGTGATCGTGTCGCCGGCGACCCGGAACAGGCGTACGCCCTGGTCGACCGGGACGGCCAGCAGCCCGGTTCCCGGTTCGTACAGGAAGGCGTGCGGGTCGTGCTCGGCCCTGGACCAGCCGCCGGGCCGGTGCCAGCGGTCCAGCCGGGCCGGCCGGGCGGGATCCCGGACGTCGAAGAGGGAGACCTGGACGCCCTTCACCCGGCCGTTCCGGTCGGCCTCCTGCCCGACCCCGAGCAGCCGGCCGTCCGCGACGGGGTGCAGGTACTCCGAGTACCCGGTGATCTTCAGCTCGCCGGTGACCTTCGGGGCGGCGTGGTCGGTGAGGTCGAGGGCGTAGAGCGGGTCGGTGCGCCGGAAGGTCACCACGTACGCCGTGCCGCCGAGGTAGCGCACCGAGTAGATCCGTTCGCCCCGGCCGAGCCCGGTTACCGCGCCGACCGGCACCAGGGCGTCGGCCGTCCGGCGCAGCACGTGCACGCCGGACTCCGAGGTGCGCTCGCCGGTGCCGGTGGTGGTGGCCACCCGCAGGTGGCCCTCCCACTCCGACAGCGCGTACTGGTTGACGAGCCAGCCCGGCACGGTGCCGGCGGCGACGTAGCGTGGGCGCCCGGGGGATCCGGTGTCGAACTGGTAGATGTCGGTGACGAAGGGACCGGTCGGCCGCAGCCACCGGCCCGGGACCGGCTCGCCGCCGACCACCCGCTGCGCGGCCAGGTAGAGGCTGCCGCCGGTGCCGTAGACGGTGTCCGCGTCGGCGGCCACGCTGACCGGGTCACCGTCGGCGAGCCGGTCGGCCGTGAGGTCGAAGCTGAGCACGGTCAGCACCGACGAGCCGGTGGCGGTGGCCGGCCGGCTGAGCCGGTCGCAGCCGACCCGCCCGGTCCGCCGTTCCGCCCCGGCCGTCCACTCGTACGCCGGGAGCCACGCGTCGATCCCGGCGGCGGCGACGGCGGCCCGGTTGGCCGTGGTCCGGACCGCCTCGTCGCTGGCGGGCAGGTACGGGAACGCGACCCGGGCGCCGGAGCGGACCACGACCCGGGCGGTGGCAGCGGTCTGCCGGGCGTCGACGGTGCCGCCGTCGATCCGGTACGTCCCGAGCACGCGGGGAGCGCCGGCCAGGTCGACCAGCACCAGCCGGGTGCCGGGCAGCCGGGTGGGTGCGAAGGGCTTCTCGGCGGGCCGTCCCTCGGGTACCCGGATCGCCGGCCCGGCGGGGGACATCGCGGAGTCGGTGAGCACCAGGGCGCGGTCCCCGTGCAGGAACAGGTCGTGCTGCGCCCAGCGGAGGTCGGCGTCACCGTCGCCGGCGAGGTCGAGCCGACCGGTGATCCGCCGGGTGGCGGGGTCGACGACCCGGAGGACGCCGCCGGTGATCGTGACGATCCGCCGACCGTCGGTCTTGACCAGGTCCGGCTCGTCGACGCCCCGTTCCTGGACGTTGGTGCCGGAGTACGCCTTGGCGCCGGCCTGTTCCGCCGCGGCGCCGGCCCGTTCCGCCGCACCGGCGGCTGCGGGCTGCATGTCGAGCGTGCGGCGGCCCGGCCA
This region includes:
- the moaA gene encoding GTP 3',8-cyclase MoaA, with product MSVAPPTVGVLVDRYGRVARDLRVSLTDKCNLRCTYCMPAEGLPWLAGPQLLDDDEVIRLIRVAVTRLGVTEVRFTGGEPLIRPGLVGIVTAVAAMAPRPRISLTTNGIGLDRLAPTLRAAGLDRVNVSLDTLDRERFTRLTRRDRLDAVLAGLAGAAAAGLTPVKVNAVLMRGVNDDEAPALLRFALDHGYELRFIEQMPLDAQHGWDRASMVTADEILAGLRSAYALSADPAARGAAPAETWLVDGGPARVGVIASVTRPFCGDCDRTRLTADGQVRNCLFATEESDLRGALRAGADDDELARRWRAAMWGKRAGHGIDDPTFLQPTRPMSAIGG
- a CDS encoding fructosamine kinase family protein, with the translated sequence MDLAYLRAHPEHLPTFLTHQRIRETPVSGGDSCAASRLTLDDGHSVFAKTWPEHAARPRPDHFFATEAAGLRWLRETGTVAVPEVIVALPDLLALEWVDPGEPTPEAAERFGRELAELHRAGAPAFGAGWPGFIGALPADNSPDAGPWSRWFAERRLVPYLRMSIDNGALGPAEQALVEQVAARIAQLGGDEPPARVHGDLWPGNVLWGADDRAWLVDPAAHGGHRETDLAQLALFGGAPHLDRILAAYQEAWPLADGWRERVPVHQLHLMLVHAALFGSAYRDAVAHTARSALNGSDRATVDG
- a CDS encoding DUF4192 domain-containing protein; this translates as MNSTDVPRLSLRSPGDLIAAVPYLLGFHPADSVVVVAMHGKRVTFAARSDLPAPAGPAGGRTEPSRPAGEPVRHVAEPSRSVDGAVGHVTGPSRSADEAARHLAAVVARQVADRATVLGYGSASRVTPAVDAVRAALADAGIPVLDALRVTDGRYWSYLCDEPECCPPDGTPYDTGSSEVTAAAVFAGQVALPDRAALAAQVAPVDGPERVALRQATERAGRRLADLLDSAPGADVLGGRTVRAAGRAAIRVAGRRHRNGERLDDDEVAWLSVLLTDVAVRDHAWERTDGRDADIALWTDVLRRAEPEFIAAPGSLLTFAAWRAGHGSLAAVALERVLTLHPGYSLALLLDDLLRRGVPPAHLDGWPAVRLPGVVRRRKRGRRGPR
- a CDS encoding DUF397 domain-containing protein — protein: MDVTGARWRKSTRSGNNGGDCVEVAANLPGVVLVRDSKDRDGDTLNFTPTAWHAFVTGVAARAGSGS
- a CDS encoding DUF5753 domain-containing protein produces the protein MNHVLIAAMAEAGETAESLAGQVGVDPKTAQRWVNPGRIPQPRHRSRVAALLGRDVGDLWPDVLKRREPVWFRPWADIERESVALRAYQLSWVPGLLQTEAYARATLADEPLAAEELDALVAARLSRQAILRRTRPPLLIAVIDEAVLRRSAYGDRDLMREQCAYLAECAGLPSVHVHVVPADVGMYPGLGGPFTIAELAKGGRVAHVDSQAQAQIIEQPSEIATLDRRWEIIRGQALPRGRSRGLLKEAAEAWT
- a CDS encoding flavin reductase, with protein sequence MSRVRAHLPTRPTWRCAACGIAWPCSPAKLRLLGEYRTDRPALLIYLATLQAEAGDDLAALDGTTSPIDLNDRFISWARVRT
- a CDS encoding GAP family protein — encoded protein: MSAGLLLSLAGLALIDSTSIGTLFIPVWLLLAPGPVSVRRILTYLGTIAGFYLGVGLLLFWGGSSLADLLDGALDTRPVLWGQLVLGVGLFLLSFRYGGKRRTGGGGAVLRWRDRATAGDASVRWLIGLALLAALAEVATMLPYLGALGLLATSGLGGPAVAGVLAAYCLVMVLPAVLLLAARVAWPTWIEPLLARLNGWITRTSGSTLGWVLGIAGFLIARDAAARLGLFER
- a CDS encoding ZIP family metal transporter; translated protein: MPTLAWIIVAGTAMTLLALSGSLTLVLPERIFERIVLPLVALAAGSLLGGALFHLLPQSVARLGNDLAVYTWLAAGLLAFLVLEQFLHWHHCHRPPGAHRPVGYLILIADALHNLIGGLAIGAAFVTDVRLGIVTWLIAAAHEIPQEMGDFGILVHSGWSRRRALVWNLISASAVLVGAVAAYGLAGRLDVAVLVPFAAGNFIYIALADLVPELTTRPAAHDKTIHTIGFFTGLALLWGVALAA
- the fdhD gene encoding formate dehydrogenase accessory sulfurtransferase FdhD, producing MGRATDRRGVLRIDLDAAEGRTSVRRRDTLAVEEPLEIRVGPAGPGRRRPLAVTMRTPGDDLDLAVGFLLTEGLIRSADDVHTAQLCAGAETPNTYNVVDVVLAPGVPEPATDPARNFYTTSSCGVCGKASIDAVRTRSLFAVADDALRVPAAVLVDLPERLRAAQHAFDRTGGLHAAGLFTADGELVVLREDVGRHNAVDKVVGWAVRERRLPLAGHLLLVSGRASFELTQKAWMAGVPLLAAVSAPSTLAADLAAEAGITLVGFLRGRSMNVYANPQRVVH
- a CDS encoding molybdenum cofactor guanylyltransferase, with protein sequence MAYGTPETALPPAPDGSAGGYGGRVSAYAAVVLAGGAARRMGGVDKPARPVGGRPMRDRVLAAVADAAPRILVGPAAAVPDGVLVTREEPPGGGPVAATAAGLALLPGDATVVALLAADLPLLTRTAIGNLLRHLDSGSDGVCFVDEAGRRQTLCGVWRAAALRSAVDRLAAGRAPGRTSTAGRAPGRTSTAGLAGAPLRALLHGLTVQEVPWRGEGPPPWFDCDTDEDVRRAEEWAR
- a CDS encoding DUF6457 domain-containing protein gives rise to the protein MTVMDEWVTAACAELGLDPAKVPVPTVLDLAKDVAHQVLRPGAPVTAYLLGLAVGAGADPAGAAARLRDLAANWPVELGAEGPGDHPA
- a CDS encoding beta-propeller domain-containing protein produces the protein MTPARPTVAAGTLLALTLLAGSSVLPATTPAHTPRSAPTGPGTPLRLVSFDSCADALADLRAAAAAHVGPWGFADDGTAWPGRRTLDMQPAAAGAAERAGAAAEQAGAKAYSGTNVQERGVDEPDLVKTDGRRIVTITGGVLRVVDPATRRITGRLDLAGDGDADLRWAQHDLFLHGDRALVLTDSAMSPAGPAIRVPEGRPAEKPFAPTRLPGTRLVLVDLAGAPRVLGTYRIDGGTVDARQTAATARVVVRSGARVAFPYLPASDEAVRTTANRAAVAAAGIDAWLPAYEWTAGAERRTGRVGCDRLSRPATATGSSVLTVLSFDLTADRLADGDPVSVAADADTVYGTGGSLYLAAQRVVGGEPVPGRWLRPTGPFVTDIYQFDTGSPGRPRYVAAGTVPGWLVNQYALSEWEGHLRVATTTGTGERTSESGVHVLRRTADALVPVGAVTGLGRGERIYSVRYLGGTAYVVTFRRTDPLYALDLTDHAAPKVTGELKITGYSEYLHPVADGRLLGVGQEADRNGRVKGVQVSLFDVRDPARPARLDRWHRPGGWSRAEHDPHAFLYEPGTGLLAVPVDQGVRLFRVAGDTITEQGAVTHPAAAVTRSLVVDGVLWTVSDAGLRASDPGTARSLAWLPST